A window of the Cystobacter fuscus genome harbors these coding sequences:
- a CDS encoding CHAT domain-containing protein: MGPYELVLEFARASDTGEPFAFRFEEQDYQLRLEGGVFESTPFPWNPQVLADLAELDKATPDGNAVQRLGNHLRGFLGRLDWGRHEAAIEQALSAGREVRLTVRSAAAELYALPWELLTLRGSGQHLGELPGCSIRYEWPRDQTPSKRPPASEGGRLLFAWSSAGGPVPADAHQRALTRACATGHLDFDTRRDVLAGVSPRALSAALAAGGGSITVLHLLCHGGRSEAGVVGLWCDGEGDTPRLVDGALLRQVLAPHAGSLRLVVLSACKSGSAGELGSHLGSVAQELHRVGVPAVVASRLPLSVPGSLVLTETLYGELLESSSSLEQALGETRRRLALEGRHLDWASLQLYARAGEAPDTRPVAIRPYRGLLPFEARHRRFFFGREALSQRLLQRVQQAVQGQAPRFQVVAGASGAGKSSVVMAGLVPLLPTETWDVLVVRPGELVNESTAKDGASSALAGLLRRLRAFRGAEALSPGAGVTPEQVLEEARRLSEARPGRKLLLVVDQLEEVFTQLSGVEACTSLMRTLWRLAHAPEWEGVLLGTLRVDHFEHCGEVVLEEGKRLDAVVYDEAYRVFVAHLASEEVAAIIERPARLVGLEPEAGLVDKLCKDVGQEPGALPLLEYALDLLWQRREGGWLTHAAYEEMGGVTGALTRTADRLYAALSEAQQHQARRLLVRLVDFRDAASPQTRRRAWVKEVHPVEAEAREAFEAVLERLVGSRLLVKGGEDRPGERDGTWVQFAHEALIRRWESLQEWVKEDWEREQQLREVDGWAQAWESNQASKDQGASYLLTGDRLGYAHRVQAKYHGELSVRSLRLIARSDKAEERERRRTRLGLLTLAVFLVLALAGAALASRERREALNQKTAALDFARMVQFEKMHRQDPTLAALVLREVVHPEASPEWLQDTVDILQRPLSTAVLEGHSDRIVAASFSPDGTRMVTASEDGTARVWRADGSDQDHPLVLTGHAGPVNSVAFSPDGTRVVTGSSDKTARVWRTDGSDQGHPLVLTGHEGLVYSVAFSSDGTRVVTASEDKTARVWHTDGSDQEHPLVLTGHAGPVNSAAFSPDGTRVVTTSEDKTARVWHTDGSDQEHPLVLTGHAGPVNSAAFSPDGTRVVTASDDNTARMWRADGSDQGHPLVLTGHEGLVYSVAFSSDGTRVVTTSEDKTARVWHTDGSDQGHPLVLTGHAGPVNSATFSPDGTRVVTASSDNMARVWHTDGSDQEHPLVLAGHEGPVYSAAFSPDGTRVVTASDDNMARMWRANGSNQDYPLVLTGHAGPVYSAAFSPDGTRVVTASDDNTARVWRSDGSDQEHPLILRGHDGPVSSVAFSSDGIRVVTGSSDKTARVWRSDGSDQKHPLVLTGHASLVSSAVFSPDGTRVVTASYDKTARMWRSDGSDQDHPFVLTGHEGLVYSVAFSPDGTRVVTASRDKTARVWRSDGSDQEHPLVFHNHGDTVLSVAFSPDGTRVMTASRDNTARVWRSDGSDQEHPLILRGHDGPVYSVAFSPDGTRVVTASEDKTARVWRSDGSDQGRPLILRGHGGPVHSAAFSPDGTQVVTTSEDNTVRLWTIETKRLQELLNAATPICLDVKQRQSLLSETPTEAQAGLERCERAHGRPPATAASSVR, translated from the coding sequence ATGGGTCCCTACGAGCTGGTGCTGGAGTTCGCTCGCGCGAGCGACACGGGAGAGCCTTTCGCCTTCCGCTTCGAGGAACAGGACTACCAGCTCCGGCTGGAGGGAGGGGTCTTCGAGAGCACCCCCTTCCCGTGGAATCCCCAGGTGCTGGCGGACCTCGCCGAGCTGGACAAGGCCACGCCGGACGGCAACGCCGTGCAGCGCCTGGGCAACCACCTGCGCGGCTTCCTGGGCCGGCTGGACTGGGGACGGCACGAGGCCGCCATCGAGCAGGCCCTCTCGGCGGGACGCGAGGTGCGCCTGACGGTGCGCTCGGCGGCGGCGGAGCTGTATGCCCTGCCCTGGGAGTTGCTGACGCTCAGGGGTTCCGGCCAGCACCTGGGGGAGTTGCCCGGCTGCTCCATCCGCTACGAGTGGCCCCGGGACCAGACGCCCTCCAAGCGCCCACCCGCCTCCGAGGGAGGACGCCTCCTCTTCGCCTGGTCCAGCGCGGGCGGCCCGGTGCCGGCCGACGCGCACCAGCGTGCCCTCACGCGCGCGTGCGCCACGGGGCACCTGGACTTCGACACGCGCCGGGACGTGCTGGCGGGCGTCTCGCCACGCGCCCTGTCCGCGGCGCTGGCCGCTGGCGGCGGCTCCATCACCGTGCTCCACCTGCTGTGCCACGGAGGCCGCTCGGAGGCGGGCGTCGTGGGGCTGTGGTGCGATGGCGAAGGGGACACGCCGCGGTTGGTGGACGGAGCCCTGCTGCGTCAGGTGCTGGCGCCCCACGCCGGCAGCCTGCGATTGGTAGTGCTCAGCGCTTGCAAGAGTGGCAGCGCGGGCGAGCTGGGCAGCCACCTGGGCAGCGTCGCCCAGGAGTTGCACCGGGTGGGCGTGCCCGCGGTGGTGGCCTCGCGGCTGCCACTGTCGGTGCCGGGCTCCCTCGTCCTCACGGAGACGCTGTACGGCGAATTGCTGGAGTCCTCGTCCTCGCTGGAACAGGCCCTGGGAGAGACACGGCGGCGGCTGGCGCTGGAGGGACGCCACCTGGACTGGGCCTCGCTCCAGCTCTACGCGCGCGCCGGGGAAGCGCCGGACACGCGGCCAGTGGCCATCCGTCCCTACCGGGGCCTGCTGCCCTTCGAGGCCAGACACCGCCGCTTCTTCTTCGGCCGCGAGGCGCTCTCCCAGCGTCTGCTGCAGCGGGTGCAACAGGCCGTCCAGGGACAGGCGCCGCGCTTCCAGGTGGTGGCGGGTGCCTCCGGCGCGGGCAAGTCCTCCGTCGTCATGGCCGGGCTGGTGCCGCTGCTGCCCACGGAGACGTGGGACGTGTTGGTGGTGCGGCCCGGTGAGCTGGTGAATGAGAGCACGGCCAAGGACGGCGCCTCCTCCGCCCTCGCGGGCCTGCTCCGGCGGCTACGGGCATTCCGCGGCGCCGAGGCACTGTCCCCGGGCGCCGGAGTCACTCCGGAACAGGTGCTGGAGGAAGCCAGGCGGCTGAGCGAGGCGAGGCCTGGACGCAAGCTGTTGCTGGTGGTGGACCAGTTGGAGGAGGTGTTCACCCAGTTGAGCGGCGTGGAGGCGTGTACCTCGCTGATGCGCACACTGTGGCGCCTGGCGCACGCCCCGGAATGGGAGGGCGTCCTGCTGGGCACCCTGCGCGTGGACCATTTCGAGCACTGCGGCGAGGTGGTGCTCGAGGAGGGCAAGCGCCTGGACGCCGTCGTGTACGACGAGGCCTATCGCGTCTTCGTGGCCCATCTGGCCAGCGAGGAGGTGGCGGCCATCATCGAGAGGCCGGCGCGTCTGGTGGGGTTGGAGCCCGAGGCGGGGCTGGTGGACAAGCTGTGCAAGGACGTGGGCCAGGAGCCCGGCGCGCTGCCACTGCTGGAGTACGCGCTGGATCTGCTGTGGCAGCGGCGCGAGGGCGGCTGGCTGACGCACGCGGCCTATGAGGAGATGGGCGGGGTGACGGGAGCACTGACACGCACCGCCGACAGGCTGTACGCCGCGCTGTCCGAGGCCCAGCAACACCAGGCGAGGCGGCTGCTGGTGCGGCTGGTGGATTTCCGCGACGCGGCCAGTCCCCAGACACGGCGCCGCGCGTGGGTGAAGGAAGTGCATCCGGTGGAGGCCGAGGCGCGCGAGGCCTTCGAGGCCGTGTTGGAGCGCCTGGTGGGCAGCAGACTGCTGGTGAAGGGCGGAGAGGACAGACCCGGCGAGCGGGACGGCACCTGGGTGCAGTTCGCCCACGAGGCGCTCATCCGCCGCTGGGAGTCGCTCCAGGAATGGGTGAAGGAGGACTGGGAGCGGGAGCAGCAGTTGCGCGAGGTGGATGGGTGGGCGCAGGCGTGGGAGTCGAACCAGGCCAGCAAGGACCAGGGCGCCTCCTATCTGCTCACGGGCGACAGGCTGGGCTACGCGCACCGCGTGCAGGCGAAGTACCACGGGGAGCTGTCCGTCAGGAGCCTGCGACTCATCGCCCGGTCCGACAAGGCCGAGGAGCGCGAGCGGCGGCGCACGAGGTTGGGCCTCCTCACACTGGCCGTCTTCCTGGTGCTGGCCCTCGCGGGCGCGGCCCTGGCCTCACGGGAGAGGAGGGAGGCGCTCAACCAGAAAACCGCGGCCTTGGATTTCGCGCGGATGGTTCAGTTCGAAAAGATGCACCGGCAGGACCCGACCCTCGCGGCCCTCGTGCTGCGTGAGGTGGTGCATCCCGAGGCGTCACCAGAGTGGCTCCAGGATACCGTGGACATTCTCCAGCGCCCCTTGAGCACGGCGGTGCTGGAAGGGCACTCGGACCGCATCGTGGCGGCTTCCTTCAGCCCGGACGGAACACGGATGGTGACGGCCTCCGAAGACGGGACGGCGCGGGTGTGGCGCGCGGACGGCTCGGACCAGGACCATCCGCTCGTGCTCACCGGCCATGCGGGCCCGGTGAATTCCGTGGCGTTCAGCCCCGATGGGACTCGGGTGGTAACGGGCTCCTCGGACAAGACGGCGAGGGTGTGGCGCACGGATGGCTCGGACCAGGGCCACCCCCTCGTGCTCACCGGCCATGAAGGCCTGGTGTATTCCGTGGCGTTCAGCTCGGACGGGACGCGGGTGGTGACGGCCTCCGAGGACAAGACGGCGCGGGTATGGCACACGGATGGCTCGGACCAGGAGCACCCGCTCGTGCTCACCGGCCATGCGGGCCCGGTGAATTCCGCGGCGTTCAGCCCGGACGGGACTCGGGTGGTGACGACCTCCGAGGACAAGACGGCGCGGGTATGGCACACGGATGGCTCGGACCAGGAGCACCCGCTCGTGCTCACCGGCCATGCGGGCCCGGTGAATTCCGCGGCGTTCAGCCCCGATGGGACTCGGGTGGTGACAGCCTCCGACGACAACACGGCGCGGATGTGGCGCGCGGATGGCTCGGACCAGGGCCACCCGCTCGTGCTCACCGGCCATGAAGGCCTGGTGTATTCCGTGGCGTTCAGCTCGGACGGGACGCGGGTGGTGACGACCTCCGAGGACAAGACGGCGCGGGTATGGCACACGGATGGCTCGGACCAGGGCCACCCGCTCGTGCTCACCGGCCATGCGGGCCCGGTGAACTCCGCGACGTTCAGCCCGGACGGGACGCGGGTGGTGACGGCCTCATCAGACAATATGGCGCGGGTGTGGCACACGGATGGCTCGGACCAGGAGCACCCGCTCGTGCTCGCCGGCCATGAGGGCCCGGTGTATTCCGCGGCGTTCAGCCCCGACGGGACTCGGGTGGTGACGGCCTCCGACGACAACATGGCGCGGATGTGGCGCGCGAATGGCTCGAACCAGGACTACCCGCTCGTGCTCACCGGCCATGCGGGCCCGGTGTATTCCGCGGCGTTCAGCCCCGACGGGACTCGGGTGGTGACGGCCTCCGACGACAACACGGCGCGGGTGTGGCGCTCGGATGGCTCGGACCAGGAGCACCCGCTGATTCTCCGCGGCCATGACGGCCCGGTGAGTTCCGTGGCGTTCAGCTCGGATGGGATTCGGGTGGTGACGGGCTCCTCGGACAAGACGGCGCGGGTGTGGCGCTCGGATGGCTCGGACCAGAAGCACCCGCTCGTGCTCACCGGCCATGCAAGCCTGGTGAGTTCCGCGGTGTTCAGCCCCGATGGGACACGCGTGGTGACAGCCTCCTACGACAAGACAGCGCGGATGTGGCGCTCGGATGGCTCGGACCAGGACCACCCGTTCGTACTCACCGGCCATGAAGGCCTGGTGTATTCCGTGGCGTTCAGCCCCGACGGGACGCGGGTGGTGACAGCCTCACGGGACAAGACAGCGCGGGTGTGGCGCTCGGATGGCTCGGACCAGGAGCACCCGCTCGTGTTCCACAACCATGGAGACACGGTGTTGTCCGTGGCGTTCAGCCCGGACGGGACGCGGGTGATGACGGCCTCACGGGACAACACGGCGCGGGTGTGGCGCTCGGATGGCTCGGACCAGGAGCACCCGCTGATTCTCCGCGGCCATGACGGCCCGGTGTATTCCGTGGCGTTCAGCCCGGACGGGACGCGGGTGGTGACGGCCTCCGAAGACAAGACGGCGCGGGTGTGGCGCTCGGATGGCTCGGACCAGGGCCGCCCGCTGATCCTCCGCGGCCATGGCGGCCCGGTGCATTCGGCGGCGTTCAGCCCGGATGGGACGCAGGTGGTGACGACCTCCGAGGACAACACGGTGCGCCTCTGGACGATTGAAACCAAGAGACTCCAGGAGTTGCTGAACGCGGCCACTCCCATTTGCCTGGACGTGAAGCAGAGACAGAGCCTCCTCTCGGAGACTCCCACCGAGGCACAAGCGGGCCTCGAGCGATGCGAGCGGGCTCATGGCAGGCCCCCCGCGACCGCCGCGTCCTCCGTCCGGTAG
- a CDS encoding lipoxygenase family protein: MSDPAQSNPSASVAENTGPDTFLFGSASAHSDPKRLYRYDYKKLAPLAMIETLPKAEKPSLQWMMQCVQLSLRAVHNRLHWDDAVSYTDVDTAELDLSDLGLGTVNLDAAPLHAVKPHEAAAVAPAHFDQMSPEQLAAALPGEEGPLSFGGEESGPGVLSVLKLVATISRELIKKGITDPLGILEFVLKRSNVNRSGRPRSLDDYARLFATFERPWFADRYDSDEVFAYLRVAGFNPLVLQRVATPGEKFPVTDAQFRVSIGDAGDSLALAGSEGRLFLCDYAALARVKNGNFPVGPKYCFAPLALFALPRGASGAQRLHAVAIQCGQDPRNHPIFTPADGDAWRKAKVVVTVADFNHHELISHLGRTHLLIGPMVIATRRCLPDEHPVSTLLRPHFEGTLNINDMAQSTLVAPGHEVDKSLAGTIWESRRVAAEGLLARPFNELFLPADLEARGVTSDSLEYPYREDALELWHAIEEWVSSYVKLYYRSDEQVRADAALQEWAAEIVSREGGRIRGFGDAGDGRIQTVAYLCQALTMIIFTASAQHAAVNAPQAELMTYAPATPPAAYRAAPLSELDSEANDYLDYLPPLEMATLQMEFLHLLGGVFYTRLGHYETHWFKDKQVGEPLAHFQKKLDELESLISERNHTRFGPYPFLLPSRVPQSINI, from the coding sequence GTGTCCGATCCCGCTCAGAGCAACCCGTCCGCCTCCGTCGCGGAGAATACGGGGCCCGATACCTTCCTCTTCGGCTCCGCTTCGGCCCATTCGGACCCCAAGCGGCTGTATCGCTACGACTACAAGAAGCTCGCGCCGCTCGCGATGATCGAAACGCTGCCGAAGGCGGAGAAGCCGAGCCTCCAGTGGATGATGCAATGCGTGCAGTTGTCCCTGCGCGCCGTGCACAATCGTTTGCATTGGGATGACGCGGTCTCGTACACGGACGTGGATACGGCGGAACTCGATCTCAGCGATCTGGGCCTCGGTACCGTGAACCTCGACGCGGCTCCGCTCCACGCGGTGAAGCCGCACGAGGCCGCCGCGGTGGCTCCGGCCCACTTCGATCAGATGAGTCCGGAGCAGCTCGCGGCGGCGCTCCCTGGCGAGGAGGGTCCGCTGTCCTTCGGCGGAGAGGAGTCCGGGCCGGGCGTGCTCTCCGTGCTCAAGCTGGTCGCGACCATCTCCCGCGAGCTCATCAAGAAGGGGATCACCGATCCGCTCGGCATCCTCGAGTTCGTGCTCAAGCGCTCCAACGTCAACAGGTCCGGGCGCCCCAGGTCCCTGGACGACTACGCGCGCTTGTTCGCCACGTTCGAGCGGCCCTGGTTCGCTGACCGGTATGATTCCGACGAGGTCTTCGCCTACCTGCGTGTGGCGGGCTTCAACCCGCTCGTGCTCCAGCGGGTGGCGACGCCGGGGGAGAAGTTCCCGGTCACCGACGCGCAGTTCCGTGTCTCCATCGGCGACGCGGGGGACTCGCTGGCCCTGGCGGGCTCCGAGGGCCGGCTCTTCCTCTGTGACTACGCGGCCCTGGCGCGCGTGAAGAATGGCAACTTCCCGGTTGGCCCCAAGTATTGCTTCGCCCCGCTCGCCCTGTTCGCGCTCCCGCGTGGCGCCTCGGGGGCGCAGCGGCTCCATGCGGTGGCCATCCAGTGCGGCCAGGATCCGCGCAATCATCCGATCTTCACGCCGGCCGACGGCGACGCCTGGAGGAAGGCGAAGGTCGTGGTCACCGTCGCGGACTTCAACCACCACGAGCTGATTTCCCACCTGGGCCGCACCCACCTGCTGATCGGTCCGATGGTGATCGCCACGCGCCGGTGCCTCCCCGACGAGCACCCGGTGAGTACGCTGCTGCGGCCGCACTTCGAGGGCACGCTCAACATCAACGACATGGCCCAGTCCACGCTGGTGGCGCCCGGGCATGAGGTGGACAAGTCGCTCGCCGGGACCATCTGGGAGAGCCGGAGGGTCGCCGCGGAGGGTCTGCTCGCCAGGCCCTTCAACGAGCTCTTCCTGCCCGCCGACCTCGAGGCGCGCGGCGTGACCAGCGACTCCCTCGAGTACCCGTACCGCGAGGACGCCCTGGAACTCTGGCACGCGATCGAGGAGTGGGTGAGCAGCTACGTCAAGCTCTACTACCGCTCCGACGAGCAGGTGCGGGCGGACGCGGCGCTCCAGGAGTGGGCGGCGGAGATCGTCTCGCGGGAGGGCGGGCGCATCCGGGGCTTCGGGGACGCGGGGGACGGGCGCATCCAGACCGTCGCGTACCTGTGCCAGGCGCTCACGATGATCATCTTCACCGCCAGCGCGCAGCACGCGGCCGTGAACGCTCCCCAGGCCGAGTTGATGACCTACGCGCCGGCCACTCCTCCCGCGGCGTACCGGGCGGCCCCGCTCTCCGAGCTCGACTCCGAGGCCAACGACTACCTCGACTACCTGCCGCCGCTCGAGATGGCCACGCTCCAGATGGAGTTCCTGCACCTGCTGGGCGGTGTGTTCTACACCCGGCTCGGTCACTACGAGACGCACTGGTTCAAGGACAAGCAGGTGGGTGAGCCGCTCGCCCACTTCCAGAAGAAGCTCGATGAGCTCGAGTCGCTGATCTCCGAGCGCAACCACACCCGCTTCGGCCCCTATCCGTTCCTGCTGCCGAGCCGGGTCCCCCAGAGCATCAACATCTGA
- a CDS encoding metallophosphoesterase: MRTIILSDLHLGNGQGYDIFAGETALPSFLDSLASPPTRVVLNGDTVDFLMNEDPLELQVERAVRQARALVSAPSTATVFASLGRLLAAGGEVVMRLGNHDIELALDEVQAVLREALRQPPEIASRLLFHRGDAPELLDVGGARLLLAHGDHGDNWNKVEYAHLPGPGAPVSARAEDYHYSAGSLLVKKLLNPLKRQYGMRFADLLVPDFQGAVMAALAVNPSAVRLLFQNTTFDILWQLLRKSRMPLSFDPNAPGEEDLGLSQKVDDAGLTDEERKELEEVMGPSPVSFGGDEAELSLGTRIKLARAALGSYARMQRLLVGQSGKRYFSLEPTEAESREAQRLAKKFGAGAVIIGHTHAARWKQDAGVLYANSGSWIWLMRLPSPEAPDSDWADFLEELRTNPGLEPQRQQLAKLETRFTAVSAEPHPDGGAAVSLVEWIPSEGVIRPLATTRVSATA, from the coding sequence ATGCGGACAATCATTCTGAGCGACCTGCACCTGGGCAATGGACAAGGTTACGACATCTTCGCGGGAGAGACAGCGCTGCCCTCGTTCCTCGACTCTCTCGCCAGCCCTCCCACCCGGGTGGTGCTGAATGGAGACACGGTCGACTTCCTGATGAACGAGGATCCTCTCGAACTCCAGGTGGAGCGAGCGGTGCGGCAGGCTCGGGCGCTCGTCTCCGCGCCTTCCACGGCGACGGTGTTCGCCTCGCTGGGGCGTCTGCTGGCCGCGGGAGGAGAGGTCGTCATGCGCCTGGGCAACCACGACATCGAACTGGCCCTGGACGAGGTCCAGGCCGTGTTGCGCGAGGCGCTGCGCCAACCGCCGGAGATCGCCTCCAGGCTCCTGTTCCATCGCGGGGACGCACCGGAGCTGCTCGACGTGGGCGGGGCGCGGCTGCTGCTCGCCCATGGAGACCACGGGGACAACTGGAACAAGGTGGAGTACGCCCACCTGCCCGGACCCGGCGCTCCCGTCAGCGCACGGGCCGAGGACTACCATTACTCCGCCGGCTCCCTGCTGGTGAAGAAGCTGCTCAATCCGCTCAAGCGGCAGTATGGGATGCGCTTCGCGGACCTGCTGGTGCCGGACTTCCAGGGAGCGGTGATGGCGGCGCTGGCCGTCAACCCCTCGGCGGTGAGGCTGCTGTTCCAGAACACCACCTTCGACATCCTCTGGCAGTTGTTGCGCAAGTCGCGGATGCCGCTCAGCTTCGATCCCAACGCGCCGGGCGAGGAAGACCTGGGACTGTCCCAGAAGGTGGACGATGCGGGCCTCACCGACGAGGAGCGGAAGGAGTTGGAGGAAGTGATGGGTCCCTCCCCCGTGAGCTTCGGTGGGGACGAGGCGGAACTGAGCCTGGGGACCCGCATCAAGCTGGCCCGCGCCGCCCTGGGCTCCTACGCGCGCATGCAACGGCTGCTCGTGGGCCAGAGCGGCAAACGCTACTTCAGCCTGGAGCCCACCGAGGCGGAGTCGCGGGAAGCCCAGCGTCTGGCGAAGAAGTTCGGAGCGGGGGCGGTCATCATCGGCCACACCCACGCGGCGCGCTGGAAGCAGGACGCCGGGGTGCTCTACGCGAACTCCGGCAGTTGGATCTGGCTGATGCGGCTGCCCTCGCCAGAGGCGCCCGATTCGGACTGGGCCGACTTCCTCGAGGAATTGCGGACCAACCCCGGGTTGGAGCCCCAGCGGCAGCAGTTGGCGAAGCTGGAGACGCGGTTCACCGCGGTGAGCGCCGAGCCCCACCCGGACGGAGGGGCGGCGGTGTCGCTGGTGGAGTGGATACCCTCTGAAGGGGTGATCCGGCCGCTGGCCACCACGCGTGTGTCGGCCACGGCCTGA
- a CDS encoding helix-turn-helix domain-containing protein has translation MNLELLLTHADDHLPTLEEGLPLESALSPPRPEASDMPTHLWDSGGDPNELPAQRWGVVAPEGPDGDRLLALITPLRELRQQGQGAPVRIYRAPPDMDAPTAAQWKRRVLQDEKVAEADRPRYLLMLGDLDQLSLEMQQILGGDGFIGRLAFSRDADYEAYVEKVLRWDKNPSASPQARALFYTAHDGTRATSVGYQGLITPSLQSCRERQELGDFPAKEILELGDGENGSVDRLLEQAASREPSVLFSLSHGLGAPRQGWKSVDAQHRLQGAMSLGAGQTLDASALANQPFLPGGLWFYLACFGAGTPSRSAFHSWLSQLRDAGQFTGPLDRLLASLPRQGERPFVAALPKTVLANPQGPLAVVGHMDLAWSYSFQDPGTTAKNRPSRFQGLLRSLVSGRRAGVGLNALSRFFTDANTELTTLYELQEEARRSGHPDPVDPTQRAHLWMLRQDLAGYVLLGDPAVQLPVATVKASKEARPASARELAASLFGMPVAASEPLPSAEKMAEAVLALLSGSESQRAIAERVGVSLKQLRHWEQVYKEAGLAAMERLHK, from the coding sequence ATGAACCTCGAACTGCTCCTGACACACGCGGACGATCATCTCCCGACCTTGGAGGAAGGGCTCCCACTCGAATCGGCGTTGAGTCCGCCCAGGCCCGAGGCCAGCGACATGCCGACGCACCTGTGGGACTCGGGCGGAGATCCCAACGAGCTGCCCGCGCAGCGCTGGGGAGTGGTGGCGCCGGAGGGACCCGACGGGGATCGGCTGTTGGCGCTCATCACGCCCCTGCGCGAGCTGCGCCAGCAGGGCCAGGGAGCGCCCGTTCGCATCTACCGGGCACCGCCGGACATGGACGCTCCCACGGCGGCTCAATGGAAGAGGCGCGTGCTCCAGGACGAGAAGGTCGCGGAGGCGGATCGGCCCCGCTACCTGCTCATGCTCGGAGATCTGGATCAGCTCTCGCTCGAGATGCAGCAGATCCTCGGCGGTGACGGTTTCATCGGGCGGCTCGCGTTCTCCCGGGACGCGGACTACGAGGCGTATGTGGAGAAGGTGCTGCGCTGGGACAAGAACCCCTCCGCCTCCCCCCAAGCGCGCGCTCTTTTCTACACCGCGCATGACGGGACCCGGGCGACGAGCGTGGGCTACCAGGGGCTCATCACCCCCAGCCTCCAGAGCTGCCGCGAACGCCAGGAATTGGGTGACTTCCCGGCGAAGGAGATCCTGGAGCTGGGGGATGGTGAGAATGGGTCCGTGGACAGGCTGCTGGAGCAGGCGGCCTCGCGAGAGCCGAGCGTGCTGTTCTCCTTGAGCCATGGGTTGGGCGCTCCTCGCCAGGGCTGGAAGTCCGTGGACGCGCAGCACAGGCTCCAGGGAGCAATGAGCCTGGGCGCCGGGCAGACGCTGGACGCCTCGGCACTGGCGAACCAGCCCTTCCTCCCCGGTGGCCTCTGGTTCTACCTGGCCTGCTTCGGCGCGGGGACCCCCTCGCGGAGCGCCTTCCACTCGTGGCTGTCCCAGTTGCGTGACGCTGGCCAATTCACGGGGCCGTTGGATCGACTGCTCGCCTCGCTGCCCCGGCAGGGGGAGCGGCCCTTCGTCGCCGCGCTGCCCAAGACGGTGCTCGCCAATCCCCAGGGGCCCCTGGCCGTCGTGGGTCACATGGATCTGGCCTGGTCGTACAGCTTCCAGGACCCGGGCACGACGGCGAAGAACCGGCCCTCCCGCTTCCAGGGCCTGCTGCGCTCCCTGGTGTCCGGGCGCCGTGCCGGAGTCGGTCTGAACGCGCTGTCACGCTTCTTCACGGATGCGAACACGGAGCTCACCACGCTCTACGAGCTGCAGGAGGAGGCCCGGCGCTCGGGCCACCCGGATCCGGTGGACCCCACCCAGCGGGCACACCTCTGGATGCTGCGCCAGGATCTGGCCGGCTACGTCCTGCTGGGGGATCCCGCGGTCCAGTTGCCGGTCGCCACCGTCAAGGCGAGCAAGGAGGCGCGGCCCGCCTCGGCCCGGGAGCTCGCCGCGTCGTTGTTCGGCATGCCGGTGGCGGCCTCGGAGCCCCTTCCCAGCGCCGAGAAGATGGCGGAGGCAGTGCTCGCACTGCTCTCGGGTTCGGAGAGTCAGCGGGCCATCGCGGAACGGGTGGGCGTCTCCCTCAAGCAGCTACGCCACTGGGAGCAGGTCTACAAGGAGGCCGGACTGGCCGCGATGGAAAGGCTGCATAAGTGA